A region of Clostridium acetobutylicum ATCC 824 DNA encodes the following proteins:
- a CDS encoding dihydroorotate dehydrogenase has product MTKVNICGIDFKNPVIAASGTFGFGEEFSKYFDVSRLGGISSKGLTLNPKEGNDGARVFEVTGGMMNSVGLQNPGVKEFIKKELPKMKKIDTVCIVNLGGSCEDDYLRGMELLENTDADMIELNISCPNVKHGGMAFGIKSEVAYNVVSQVRKVCTKPLMVKLSPNAEDIVDMAVKCEEAGADAISLVNTFKGMAIDIKKKKPIFDNISAGLSGRAIKPIALRMVYEVCKNVSVPVVGMGGIYTAEDAIEFIMAGAFAVQVGTANFIKPDICIDIINGIEKFLDEEGIKHIENIRGIL; this is encoded by the coding sequence ATGACTAAAGTAAATATTTGTGGAATAGATTTTAAGAACCCCGTTATTGCTGCTTCTGGCACCTTTGGATTTGGAGAAGAGTTTAGTAAGTATTTTGATGTTTCAAGGCTTGGTGGCATATCTTCAAAGGGACTTACATTGAATCCTAAGGAAGGTAATGATGGTGCAAGAGTTTTTGAGGTCACAGGCGGAATGATGAATAGTGTAGGACTTCAAAATCCTGGAGTTAAAGAGTTTATAAAAAAAGAACTTCCTAAGATGAAAAAAATAGATACAGTATGTATTGTTAACCTTGGTGGAAGCTGTGAGGATGATTATTTAAGGGGCATGGAGCTTCTTGAGAATACAGATGCTGATATGATAGAACTTAATATATCCTGTCCTAATGTAAAGCACGGCGGCATGGCTTTTGGAATAAAATCAGAAGTTGCTTATAATGTTGTATCACAAGTTAGAAAGGTCTGTACAAAACCACTTATGGTGAAATTGTCTCCTAATGCAGAGGATATAGTGGATATGGCTGTAAAATGTGAGGAAGCGGGAGCAGATGCAATATCTCTTGTTAATACATTTAAAGGGATGGCAATAGATATAAAGAAAAAAAAGCCTATCTTCGATAATATAAGCGCAGGTCTTTCTGGAAGAGCGATAAAACCAATAGCACTAAGAATGGTATATGAGGTATGCAAAAATGTTAGTGTGCCTGTAGTTGGTATGGGCGGAATATATACAGCTGAAGATGCCATAGAATTTATAATGGCAGGGGCTTTTGCAGTTCAAGTTGGAACAGCTAATTTTATAAAACCAGATATTTGCATTGATATAATAAACGGAATTGAGAAGTTTTTGGACGAAGAAGGAATAAAACATATTGAAAATATACGCGGAATATTATAA
- the carB gene encoding carbamoyl-phosphate synthase (glutamine-hydrolyzing) large subunit has protein sequence MPLDKTIKKVLIIGSGPNNIGQAAEFDYSGTQACKAVKEEGIETVLVNSNPATIMTDSHIADKVYIEPLTEEAVEKIIEKERPDGILAGFGGQTALNLAMNLNDAGVLDKYNVRLLGINSEAIKKAEDREEFKNLMEEIDEPVPKSIIATHIDECIDFVNKFGLPVIIRPAFTLGGTGGGIASTMEELKEICDRGIKMSPIGQILLEQSVAGWKELEYEVMRDAKDNCIIVCNMENLDPVGVHTGDSIVTAPSQTLTDKEYHMLRHSALKIIRNLKIEGGCNIQFALNPKSNDYIVIEVNPRVSRSSALASKAAGYPIAKIAAKIAVGYSLDELKNYVTKNSSACFEPALDYVVVKIPKWPFDKFNTAERHLGTQMKATGEVMAIDRDFESALLKAVTSLEGKISGLRLEKFEYTTVRELLEKIKKQDDERIFAIAEAFRRGVDVKQIHEVTEIDNWYLNGINRIIDMEKELQDKNNKDKDKSIIKAKKMGFTVAEIARITSLEEGKIKNILNVNNVKPVFKMVDTCSGEFEAETPYYYSSYENEDENEVTDDKKIVVIGSGPIRIGQGIEFDYCCVHGVWAIKEAGYKSIIINNNPETVSTDFDTADKLYFESLYIDNVMNIIEKEKPEGVIVQFGGQTAINLADKLYKNGVKILGTSFESIDLAEDREKFSELLKELNIPQAKGMAVTSMEEAYEAVKEIGYPVIVRPSYVIGGRAMQVVYDKLALQKYMTEAVTLSTEHPVLIDKYIKGTEIEVDTISDGENILIPGIMEHIERTGVHSGDSITMYPYHTLPKEVVDKLVKYTKSLAKALEVKGLMNIQYVYDGENVYVIEVNPRASRTVPILSKVTGVPMVKLAVEILTGKNLKELGYGVDLKKDNKLYAVKVPVFSNEKLANVDIYLGPEMRSTGEVMGIDSDFEVAIYKGFRAAGIEVPKDGGNLYVSIKDVDKQESVPIIKKYTEFGYKIYASLGTGKFLQKQGIDCEVLRTDDLMKAIGDGKINLIINSPTRGNTVGTRGFSIRRKAAEYKVGAFTCIDTAKAFLTAIKVKREEAKVEYRAMKEYFK, from the coding sequence ATGCCATTAGATAAGACAATTAAGAAAGTATTAATAATAGGTTCAGGACCCAATAATATAGGTCAGGCAGCTGAGTTTGATTATTCAGGTACACAAGCATGTAAAGCTGTAAAAGAAGAGGGGATAGAAACTGTCCTTGTAAACAGTAATCCAGCTACTATAATGACAGATTCGCATATAGCGGATAAGGTTTATATTGAACCATTAACAGAGGAAGCTGTAGAGAAGATAATAGAAAAGGAGAGACCAGATGGAATTTTAGCTGGGTTTGGAGGGCAAACCGCTCTTAATTTAGCTATGAATTTAAATGATGCTGGTGTTCTTGATAAATATAATGTTAGACTTCTTGGTATAAATAGTGAGGCTATAAAAAAAGCAGAGGATAGAGAAGAGTTTAAAAATCTTATGGAAGAAATAGATGAGCCTGTACCTAAAAGTATAATAGCAACTCACATAGATGAATGTATTGATTTTGTGAATAAATTTGGGCTCCCAGTTATAATAAGACCGGCATTTACCCTAGGAGGTACTGGAGGCGGAATAGCTTCAACTATGGAGGAACTTAAGGAAATTTGTGACAGGGGAATAAAAATGAGCCCTATAGGACAAATACTTTTAGAGCAGAGTGTTGCCGGTTGGAAGGAACTTGAATACGAAGTTATGCGTGATGCTAAAGATAACTGCATAATAGTATGTAATATGGAGAACCTAGACCCCGTTGGAGTACATACAGGAGATAGCATAGTTACAGCTCCATCACAAACACTTACAGATAAAGAATACCATATGTTAAGACATTCAGCTCTTAAGATAATAAGAAACCTTAAAATAGAAGGTGGATGTAATATACAATTTGCGCTTAATCCTAAAAGTAATGATTATATAGTTATAGAGGTTAACCCAAGAGTTAGTCGTTCAAGTGCTCTTGCGTCTAAGGCAGCTGGATATCCAATTGCTAAAATAGCAGCTAAGATAGCTGTAGGCTACAGTTTAGATGAACTTAAAAATTATGTTACTAAAAATTCAAGTGCGTGCTTTGAACCAGCGCTAGATTATGTTGTTGTAAAAATACCTAAATGGCCATTTGATAAATTCAACACAGCAGAAAGGCATCTTGGTACTCAGATGAAGGCAACAGGAGAGGTTATGGCAATTGACAGAGATTTTGAAAGTGCCCTCTTAAAAGCGGTAACTTCTCTTGAAGGAAAAATATCAGGGCTTAGACTTGAAAAATTTGAATATACTACAGTAAGAGAGCTTCTTGAAAAAATAAAAAAGCAGGATGATGAGAGAATTTTTGCAATAGCAGAGGCATTTAGACGTGGTGTGGATGTAAAACAAATTCATGAAGTTACAGAAATAGATAATTGGTATCTTAACGGAATAAATAGAATAATAGATATGGAAAAGGAACTTCAAGATAAGAACAATAAAGATAAAGATAAAAGTATAATTAAAGCTAAAAAAATGGGTTTTACAGTTGCAGAAATAGCTAGGATAACTAGCCTTGAAGAAGGGAAAATAAAAAATATATTAAACGTTAATAATGTTAAGCCTGTATTTAAAATGGTTGATACCTGCAGTGGAGAATTTGAAGCGGAAACTCCATATTACTATTCTTCATATGAGAATGAGGATGAAAACGAAGTTACTGATGATAAGAAGATAGTTGTAATAGGTTCAGGACCTATAAGGATAGGCCAAGGAATAGAATTTGATTACTGCTGTGTTCATGGTGTATGGGCTATAAAAGAAGCAGGGTATAAATCAATTATTATTAATAACAATCCTGAGACTGTAAGTACGGATTTTGATACGGCTGATAAACTTTATTTTGAATCCTTATATATAGATAATGTAATGAATATTATAGAAAAGGAAAAACCAGAAGGGGTAATAGTTCAGTTTGGGGGGCAGACGGCTATAAACTTGGCCGATAAGCTTTATAAAAATGGAGTGAAAATACTGGGAACTTCATTTGAATCAATAGATCTAGCAGAGGATAGAGAAAAATTCAGTGAGCTCCTAAAAGAACTAAATATTCCACAAGCAAAGGGAATGGCAGTAACAAGTATGGAGGAAGCGTACGAGGCTGTTAAGGAAATAGGCTACCCTGTTATTGTAAGACCTTCTTATGTAATAGGAGGAAGAGCAATGCAGGTAGTTTATGATAAACTGGCTCTTCAAAAATATATGACTGAGGCAGTAACACTTTCAACGGAACATCCTGTTTTAATTGATAAATATATAAAGGGAACAGAAATAGAAGTGGACACAATTTCTGATGGAGAAAATATACTAATACCTGGAATTATGGAGCATATTGAAAGGACAGGAGTACATTCTGGAGATAGTATAACAATGTATCCTTATCATACATTGCCAAAAGAAGTTGTTGATAAACTTGTTAAGTATACTAAAAGCTTAGCTAAGGCGCTTGAAGTTAAGGGGCTTATGAACATACAATATGTTTATGATGGCGAAAATGTTTATGTAATAGAAGTTAATCCAAGAGCTTCAAGAACAGTACCTATATTAAGTAAGGTTACTGGAGTACCAATGGTTAAATTAGCGGTTGAAATTTTAACGGGTAAAAATCTTAAGGAGCTAGGGTATGGAGTTGATCTTAAAAAAGATAATAAGCTCTATGCTGTGAAGGTTCCGGTATTTTCTAATGAAAAGCTTGCAAATGTTGATATTTATCTTGGCCCAGAGATGAGATCTACAGGAGAGGTAATGGGAATAGATAGTGATTTTGAAGTAGCAATTTATAAGGGATTTAGAGCGGCAGGAATAGAAGTTCCAAAGGACGGAGGCAACCTTTATGTATCCATAAAAGATGTGGATAAACAAGAAAGTGTGCCTATTATTAAAAAGTATACAGAGTTTGGATATAAAATATATGCATCATTAGGTACAGGAAAGTTTCTTCAAAAACAAGGAATAGACTGTGAAGTTCTTCGCACAGATGATTTAATGAAGGCTATAGGCGACGGTAAGATAAACCTTATAATAAATTCTCCAACTAGAGGAAACACAGTTGGCACTAGAGGATTTAGTATAAGAAGAAAAGCTGCTGAGTATAAAGTAGGGGCTTTCACTTGTATAGATACAGCAAAAGCTTTTCTTACAGCAATAAAGGTTAAAAGGGAAGAGGCAAAGGTAGAATATAGAGCAATGAAAGAGTATTTTAAATAA
- a CDS encoding DUF975 family protein — protein sequence MEQNQSVKSSSELRRMSREQLKGKWGAAVLLIFVFGIVSIAFAIPYIGPTVIRLLIGGALTLGFKSCFVRIARRENFEIENLFSGFKNFGSALVLQLLMAIFQFLWALIAIIPFIIILISIGISISDAAYDPSVGVKLVLAYFLLIVLLIPAIIAGFRYSMAYYILNDNPDMGAYEAIVESKKMMKGNKWRLFWLRLTFIGWNLLSGVPLICSFIYLIVVAGDSERIPIAIVLIILSYIVILVASLFLLPYIETSKANFYENLRQLKENKLGVEE from the coding sequence ATGGAACAAAATCAATCAGTTAAAAGTAGCAGTGAACTTAGACGTATGTCAAGAGAGCAGCTCAAAGGAAAATGGGGAGCTGCAGTTTTACTTATATTTGTGTTTGGAATTGTATCTATTGCATTCGCAATACCATATATAGGGCCAACAGTAATACGTCTTTTAATAGGAGGAGCGTTAACTCTTGGATTCAAGTCATGTTTTGTTAGAATCGCAAGGAGAGAAAATTTTGAGATTGAAAATCTATTTAGCGGCTTTAAAAACTTTGGGTCTGCATTAGTGCTTCAATTATTAATGGCAATATTTCAGTTTTTATGGGCGCTTATAGCTATAATACCATTTATAATAATTCTTATATCAATAGGTATAAGCATAAGTGATGCTGCCTATGATCCAAGTGTTGGAGTGAAATTAGTTTTAGCATACTTTTTACTTATTGTACTTTTAATACCAGCAATTATAGCAGGATTTAGATATTCTATGGCATATTATATTTTAAATGATAATCCTGATATGGGAGCTTATGAGGCTATTGTTGAAAGTAAGAAAATGATGAAGGGCAACAAGTGGAGATTATTCTGGCTACGTTTAACATTTATAGGATGGAATCTTTTAAGTGGAGTACCTTTAATATGTAGTTTTATATATTTGATAGTTGTTGCAGGGGATTCAGAGCGTATTCCTATAGCTATTGTATTAATAATATTATCTTATATAGTAATTTTAGTAGCCAGCTTATTTCTTCTTCCATATATAGAAACGTCTAAAGCTAATTTTTATGAAAATTTAAGACAACTTAAAGAAAATAAGTTAGGTGTAGAAGAATAA
- the carA gene encoding glutamine-hydrolyzing carbamoyl-phosphate synthase small subunit: MKGIIYLEDGTVFYGTGFGKEGNEFGEIVFNTSMTGYQEILTDPSYAGQIINMTYPLIGNYGVNESVNQSKCVYAKGFIVKNIDENPSNYTSEINIDQMLKNMGVVGVFGVDTRSITKKIRSYGTMKCIISNGELSIEELKKMMDASNIVDDYVNTVSTKEIIHIAGNGNKVAVMDFGIKNDIIENLKERQCDITIFPYDTDYNEILNINPDGIFLSNGPGDPKSIPEAIENVKKLIGKRPMFGICLGHQIIALASGGNTYKLKYGHRGGNHGIYDVQRDKAYITAQNHGYAVDEESVLENGMIITHRNLNDGTVEGMKHKSIPLFSVQFHPEGAPGPTDTTYLFDQFVNL; encoded by the coding sequence ATGAAAGGCATAATATATTTAGAAGATGGAACAGTTTTTTATGGAACAGGATTTGGAAAAGAGGGAAATGAATTTGGTGAAATTGTATTTAACACTTCAATGACAGGATATCAAGAGATATTAACAGACCCTTCCTATGCTGGCCAAATAATAAATATGACATATCCTTTAATAGGAAACTATGGAGTAAATGAATCGGTTAATCAATCAAAATGTGTGTATGCGAAAGGATTTATTGTTAAAAATATAGATGAAAATCCATCGAATTATACTAGTGAAATAAATATAGATCAGATGCTAAAAAACATGGGAGTAGTTGGAGTTTTTGGTGTGGATACAAGAAGTATAACAAAGAAGATAAGAAGTTATGGTACTATGAAATGCATAATTTCAAATGGAGAATTATCAATTGAAGAGTTGAAGAAAATGATGGATGCCTCCAATATAGTAGATGATTATGTTAATACTGTAAGTACCAAAGAAATAATTCATATTGCTGGAAACGGAAATAAAGTAGCAGTAATGGATTTTGGAATTAAAAATGATATAATTGAAAATTTAAAAGAGAGACAGTGTGATATAACTATATTCCCTTATGATACCGACTATAATGAAATTTTAAACATTAATCCTGATGGGATTTTCTTAAGTAACGGACCAGGGGATCCTAAATCTATACCAGAAGCTATTGAAAATGTTAAAAAACTTATAGGAAAACGTCCTATGTTTGGTATATGTTTAGGACATCAAATAATAGCACTTGCATCAGGAGGAAATACCTACAAATTGAAATATGGTCATAGAGGCGGAAATCATGGTATTTATGATGTACAAAGAGATAAAGCATATATAACAGCACAAAACCATGGATATGCGGTAGATGAAGAAAGTGTATTAGAAAATGGTATGATAATAACGCACAGAAATTTAAATGATGGCACTGTAGAAGGAATGAAGCATAAAAGTATTCCACTGTTTTCAGTACAATTTCATCCTGAAGGTGCGCCAGGACCAACAGATACAACTTACTTATTCGACCAATTTGTAAACTTATGA
- a CDS encoding arginase, with amino-acid sequence MNNVLLSIDWDYFIPIKREWCGSYLESNKNVQAIWYKRYFKYNNIGIDIANEVKVGKIIDGFWEKINRIFNIRRDAKVYVTDSHKWSYRIAKENDCKYVFNIDAHSDLGYEGLKSLMFEVNCSNWLGKLLGDNIIKNASIIYSPYTYENKEIFNEINKEFHVDYCKLTNIESYNNVYSIHVCRSGMWTPPWLDKYFFDFVGASKRKIVKENCSLRQWKPKDINLSERLDYLYYC; translated from the coding sequence ATGAATAATGTACTTCTAAGTATTGACTGGGATTATTTTATTCCAATAAAGAGGGAGTGGTGTGGTTCTTATTTAGAAAGCAACAAAAATGTACAAGCCATATGGTACAAGAGATACTTTAAATATAATAATATTGGAATAGATATAGCTAATGAAGTTAAAGTGGGTAAAATAATAGATGGTTTTTGGGAGAAGATAAATAGGATTTTTAATATAAGAAGAGATGCAAAAGTTTATGTAACCGATTCGCATAAATGGTCTTATAGAATAGCTAAAGAAAATGATTGCAAATATGTTTTTAACATAGATGCCCATTCGGACCTTGGATATGAGGGACTTAAATCTTTAATGTTTGAGGTTAATTGCTCTAATTGGCTGGGAAAACTTTTAGGGGATAATATAATTAAAAATGCATCGATAATATATAGTCCATATACTTATGAAAATAAAGAAATTTTTAATGAAATAAATAAAGAATTTCATGTTGATTATTGTAAACTTACTAATATTGAAAGTTATAATAATGTTTACAGTATACATGTATGTAGATCGGGGATGTGGACACCACCTTGGCTTGATAAATATTTTTTTGATTTTGTAGGAGCTTCTAAAAGAAAAATAGTAAAAGAGAATTGCTCTTTGAGGCAGTGGAAGCCTAAAGATATTAATTTATCAGAAAGACTTGATTATTTATATTATTGTTAG
- a CDS encoding DUF975 family protein codes for MEQNIKIDKSSKELRKMARQQLKGKWGASALILLLLFLISLSFAIPYVGYVIQIALTGALSFGARFCFLKIVRGEKPKVEKLFVGFKNFVPSLVLYLLIYVFMLLWSLIALVPIVIIAVLAYYSYLNHGSSIEDVNIVMWIITAYIMFLIALIPAMIAAYRYYMGYYILIDNPGLGAYQALNESKKMMKGNKWKLFLLHLTFIGWEIMAFIPIVIYLVLIIAFKETISPLVIIVFGILVFLILIASMIFLLVYIETASANFYERLKALKVEE; via the coding sequence ATGGAACAAAATATTAAAATAGACAAGAGCAGTAAAGAGCTTAGAAAAATGGCTAGACAGCAGCTTAAGGGAAAATGGGGAGCTTCGGCTTTAATTCTATTATTGCTCTTTCTTATATCCCTGTCTTTTGCAATACCATATGTGGGATATGTAATACAAATTGCATTAACTGGAGCATTATCATTTGGAGCAAGGTTTTGTTTTCTTAAAATTGTTAGAGGAGAAAAACCAAAAGTTGAAAAATTATTTGTGGGCTTTAAAAACTTTGTTCCTTCATTAGTGCTTTACTTGTTAATATATGTATTCATGCTTTTATGGTCGCTTATAGCATTAGTACCAATAGTAATTATTGCAGTATTAGCCTATTATTCATATTTAAATCATGGAAGTAGTATAGAAGATGTTAATATTGTAATGTGGATTATTACTGCTTATATTATGTTTCTTATAGCTTTGATACCTGCAATGATAGCGGCATATAGATATTATATGGGGTATTATATATTAATAGATAACCCTGGTTTAGGAGCATATCAAGCTTTAAATGAAAGTAAAAAAATGATGAAAGGCAATAAGTGGAAATTATTTTTGCTGCATTTAACCTTTATAGGATGGGAGATAATGGCATTTATTCCTATCGTAATTTATTTAGTGCTTATAATAGCATTTAAGGAAACTATTAGTCCGCTGGTTATAATTGTATTTGGCATATTAGTTTTTTTAATACTAATTGCAAGTATGATTTTCCTCTTAGTATATATAGAGACGGCTAGTGCTAATTTTTATGAGAGGTTAAAAGCATTGAAAGTAGAAGAGTAA
- the lepB gene encoding signal peptidase I, producing MGKENEESKSLGQNVKEYAILLVVALGIAVIFRTFVFARANVDGPSMMPTFKDKDVIFVEKLSLYTHSIKKGEVVTFYSGDAENNIYIKRVIGLAGDVIELKNGKVYVNGKALKEDYLAPDVYTGGGSFLAENTKYKVPDGNIFVLGDNRPVSKDSRYIGPISLKSLYGHVIFRAYPFNSMKRF from the coding sequence ATGGGAAAAGAAAATGAGGAAAGTAAAAGCTTGGGGCAAAATGTAAAAGAGTATGCTATATTATTAGTGGTGGCATTAGGTATTGCAGTGATTTTTAGGACGTTTGTATTTGCAAGAGCAAATGTAGATGGGCCGTCTATGATGCCAACTTTTAAGGATAAGGATGTTATATTTGTAGAAAAATTAAGCCTATATACACATTCTATAAAAAAAGGCGAAGTAGTTACATTTTATTCTGGAGATGCTGAAAATAATATTTATATAAAAAGAGTTATCGGATTAGCAGGAGATGTAATTGAATTAAAGAATGGTAAAGTGTATGTGAATGGAAAAGCACTAAAGGAAGACTATCTTGCCCCTGATGTTTATACTGGAGGCGGAAGCTTTTTAGCTGAAAATACTAAATACAAGGTGCCTGATGGTAATATTTTTGTTTTAGGCGATAATAGACCTGTGAGCAAGGATAGTAGATATATAGGACCAATATCGCTTAAATCTTTATATGGTCATGTAATATTTAGAGCATATCCTTTTAATAGTATGAAAAGATTTTAA
- a CDS encoding sugar phosphate isomerase/epimerase family protein: MEIGLSSAVFYPEVNTEDTLEIIKKLGFNTCEVFINSFLECEDGFVDKLLRKKHELNIDINSVHALSSLFEPFLFDPYKRRRDEMLLLFEKICKTGSKLGASYYTFHGMKYKDFSCIDRELAVEVYKKIAYIAGENNIKLAQENVSWCMSSDIDYLSFIKDKSIDNLFFTFDIKQAYKANKEPKEYIRVMGNKLVNFHINDRDEDHVCLLPLDGTVNYKEIFYELDNVNYDGNLIIEVYRNNFFSYNEISDCKKKLEKFL; this comes from the coding sequence ATGGAAATAGGATTATCTTCGGCAGTTTTTTATCCGGAAGTAAATACAGAAGACACTTTGGAAATAATAAAAAAACTTGGGTTTAATACCTGCGAGGTGTTTATAAATAGTTTTTTAGAATGTGAAGACGGTTTTGTGGATAAGCTTTTAAGGAAGAAGCATGAGCTTAACATAGACATAAATTCAGTTCATGCACTTTCCTCGCTTTTTGAGCCTTTTTTGTTTGATCCGTATAAAAGAAGACGTGATGAAATGCTTTTACTCTTTGAGAAAATATGCAAGACAGGAAGTAAGTTGGGCGCATCTTATTATACTTTTCATGGCATGAAATATAAGGATTTTAGTTGTATAGATAGAGAATTAGCTGTAGAAGTATATAAAAAAATAGCATATATTGCTGGAGAGAATAATATAAAGCTAGCGCAGGAGAATGTATCATGGTGTATGTCGAGTGATATTGATTATTTGAGTTTTATAAAAGATAAATCTATAGATAATTTGTTCTTTACTTTTGATATAAAGCAGGCATATAAGGCTAATAAAGAACCAAAGGAATACATAAGAGTAATGGGAAATAAACTTGTTAATTTTCACATAAATGATAGAGATGAGGACCATGTTTGCTTATTGCCGTTAGATGGCACTGTTAACTATAAGGAAATATTTTATGAACTTGATAATGTAAATTATGATGGAAATTTAATAATAGAAGTTTACAGAAATAATTTTTTTTCCTATAATGAAATAAGTGACTGCAAAAAAAAATTAGAAAAATTTCTATAA
- the tig gene encoding trigger factor — MNSKMEKLEKNVIKFEITVDESKFNEAVIKSYNKNRRRFNVPGFRKGKAPLNIIKNYYGVGVLYEDAINFCIDDTYPEVIKENDIHPVAYPEIDIVTLEEGKDFVYTAKVTVKPEVELGEYKGVEVTKVEYPVTDEDVENELKGMQEKNARIELKEDGEAVEKGDIAVIDFKGYVDDVAFEGGEGKDYSLEIGSGTFIDNFEDQLVGLKKDESKDVNVKFPEEYGKEELNGKPAKFEVTIKEIKRKELPALDDEFAKEVSEFDTLDEVKADIRSKMEKANEEKAKIEFEDKVVDAAVENAKIEIPEVMVKNETDQMLKELESRLRYQGLDLKSYYEYTNSSEEKVRDYMKETADKRVRTKLVMEKISEVEKVEATEEELKEKAKEMAQQYTNKDLDKMAELVLNSQRSMIEQDVINGKVIDLLVENAKVVE; from the coding sequence ATGAATAGTAAAATGGAAAAATTAGAAAAAAACGTAATTAAATTTGAGATAACTGTAGATGAGAGCAAGTTTAATGAAGCAGTAATAAAATCTTATAACAAGAATCGTAGAAGATTCAATGTTCCAGGTTTTAGAAAAGGAAAAGCTCCTCTTAATATTATAAAAAACTATTATGGAGTAGGAGTTCTATATGAAGATGCTATTAATTTTTGTATAGATGATACATATCCAGAAGTAATTAAAGAGAATGATATACATCCAGTTGCTTATCCTGAAATAGATATAGTAACATTAGAAGAAGGAAAAGATTTCGTATATACAGCTAAGGTTACAGTAAAACCTGAGGTTGAACTTGGAGAATACAAAGGTGTTGAAGTAACTAAGGTTGAATATCCTGTAACTGACGAAGATGTTGAAAATGAGCTTAAAGGTATGCAGGAAAAGAATGCTAGAATAGAATTAAAAGAAGATGGAGAAGCAGTAGAAAAAGGAGATATTGCTGTTATCGACTTTAAAGGATATGTAGATGACGTTGCTTTTGAAGGCGGCGAGGGAAAAGACTATTCTTTAGAAATAGGAAGCGGAACTTTCATAGATAACTTCGAAGACCAATTAGTAGGACTAAAAAAAGATGAAAGTAAGGATGTAAATGTTAAGTTCCCAGAGGAATACGGTAAAGAAGAATTAAACGGAAAACCAGCAAAATTTGAAGTTACAATAAAAGAGATAAAGAGAAAAGAGCTTCCAGCTTTAGATGATGAGTTTGCAAAGGAAGTTTCTGAATTCGATACTTTAGATGAAGTAAAAGCAGACATTAGAAGCAAAATGGAAAAAGCAAATGAAGAAAAGGCTAAGATTGAATTCGAAGATAAAGTTGTTGATGCAGCAGTAGAGAATGCTAAGATAGAGATTCCAGAAGTTATGGTTAAAAACGAAACAGATCAAATGCTTAAGGAATTAGAAAGTAGATTGAGATATCAAGGACTTGATCTTAAATCTTACTATGAATACACAAATAGTTCAGAAGAAAAAGTAAGAGATTATATGAAAGAAACTGCAGACAAGAGAGTTAGAACAAAATTAGTTATGGAAAAAATATCAGAAGTTGAAAAAGTAGAAGCAACAGAGGAAGAATTAAAAGAAAAAGCTAAAGAAATGGCGCAACAGTATACAAATAAAGACTTAGATAAAATGGCAGAATTAGTTCTAAATTCTCAAAGAAGTATGATAGAACAAGATGTAATCAATGGTAAAGTAATAGACTTACTAGTTGAAAACGCAAAAGTTGTAGAATAA